From one Natronogracilivirga saccharolytica genomic stretch:
- a CDS encoding serine hydrolase domain-containing protein: MKLLALISCLYLFPVLTGTAGAFAQEFRQSDLDAFFDHLTEHQRFMGSVAILSGDSLVYDGSRGYADIDNSIPNRPDTRHRIGSVTKPFTAVIMLQLANEEKLDLQQPLSDFFDGFPSADDITLEHLLYHRSGLFNFTNDPEYTSWMTEPKTRDELLDLTMQYDLQFDPGTGTEYSNTNYILLGFIIEEVTGGSYQEALETRITGPLGLSDTFYGRETATDGSEAFSYAFSDEWKKQPQTDMSIPHGAGALISTPSDLVRFGRALFSGELLDENGLRKMTDLQGNFGMGLMRNVYHDQSGFGHSGGIDGFQANLAIFPDDELYMAFTANAMSYSGNELMIAMLDAWHGEPVSLPDFGIVELPEKHLKLLAGEYESEQIPLGITISQRNGTLIIQATGQPPVAMEASSPTLFRFDRAGLVIEFHPDEENEEKSFRSFTLTQAGQEYLFKRK, encoded by the coding sequence ATGAAGCTTCTTGCACTGATATCATGCCTGTATCTTTTCCCCGTGCTGACCGGTACGGCGGGTGCCTTTGCGCAGGAGTTCCGGCAGTCTGATCTGGATGCGTTTTTTGATCACCTGACCGAACATCAGCGGTTCATGGGTTCGGTGGCCATACTTTCGGGCGACAGCCTGGTCTACGACGGCTCCCGGGGCTATGCCGATATTGACAATAGCATTCCGAACAGGCCGGACACCCGGCACCGCATCGGCTCGGTCACCAAACCGTTTACGGCTGTGATCATGCTGCAACTCGCCAATGAAGAGAAACTTGATCTGCAGCAGCCGCTCTCGGACTTCTTCGATGGCTTTCCCTCCGCAGATGACATCACGCTGGAACACTTGCTGTACCATCGGAGCGGCCTGTTCAATTTCACCAATGATCCGGAATACACCAGCTGGATGACCGAACCGAAAACCCGGGATGAGCTGCTGGATCTGACCATGCAGTACGATCTGCAGTTTGATCCCGGTACCGGTACGGAGTACAGCAACACAAACTATATCCTGCTTGGTTTTATCATCGAGGAGGTCACCGGCGGCAGCTACCAGGAAGCACTGGAAACCCGCATTACCGGTCCGCTTGGACTTTCGGACACATTTTATGGGCGGGAAACAGCCACTGATGGCAGCGAAGCCTTTTCGTATGCGTTTTCCGATGAATGGAAAAAACAACCGCAGACCGATATGAGTATCCCGCACGGAGCCGGTGCTCTGATTTCCACCCCTTCAGATCTCGTCCGGTTCGGCCGCGCTCTGTTTTCCGGAGAATTACTTGATGAAAACGGGCTGAGGAAAATGACAGACTTGCAGGGCAATTTCGGGATGGGACTGATGCGCAATGTATATCATGACCAATCCGGCTTCGGCCATTCCGGCGGCATCGATGGTTTTCAGGCAAATCTTGCGATCTTTCCGGATGACGAGCTTTACATGGCATTTACAGCCAACGCAATGTCCTATTCCGGCAATGAGCTGATGATTGCCATGCTCGATGCCTGGCATGGTGAACCGGTTTCGCTCCCGGATTTCGGGATTGTGGAACTGCCCGAAAAGCACCTCAAGCTGCTTGCCGGAGAATATGAATCGGAACAAATTCCGCTTGGCATCACGATATCGCAAAGAAACGGCACACTCATCATCCAGGCTACGGGTCAGCCGCCCGTCGCAATGGAAGCAAGCAGTCCGACTCTTTTTCGGTTTGACCGGGCCGGTCTTGTCATTGAGTTTCATCCCGATGAAGAAAATGAGGAAAAGTCATTCCGCAGTTTCACCCTGACTCAGGCCGGACAGGAATATCTTTTCAAGAGAAAATAA
- a CDS encoding beta-galactosidase: MTARSLLLITLSVFFIFHTVKAQQTPDNPYEPDFFPFSVWYSGGDARAPMLSEITEDSPQEWRRDLARIKDLGFNTVRTWVEWQRAEPRPGEYNFENLRLLMELAEEVGLKVFIQFYVDSAPEWVGKQHPDGKFVAQDGTEIVSQSAPGYCTDHDAVRESVLGFYTETARVANEYDNFYGWDLWSEPHIINWANIDYVANAQFCYCPSTQERFREWLRDKYGTLDALNTAWHRGFLEWDDVSPPRFSTILSYTDYLDWKTFIYEKLADDLRMRYDAVRESDPEHVITSHAAVSSIIISPHLGVGATDDFLMSESVDFYGVSLYPKHNHPDRHWPAWRVMNMMDFARSANRNNDGWYVGELQAGKGTIALIVSDPVTPGDHRVWIWSAIAKGAKAVNIYAWHPMSSGYESGGYGLVNQDGSLTDRAMQAGYLASMVDRHQQLFLDAQPEPSEVAIVYNPLSQMVGGAQRRDDFPMAHHNSLIGYYRVFAENNIPVDFIHRKELESGDLSQYKLIILPWSMMLTQQAADGLRQFVADGGHAVGEARMAWNDDRGYASDQIPGMGLHDVFGVRENEVYMRERGIGFSLEKGDHPVWDVFYDPGQMAAAHRPTPEDTLSGTLYGKSVELISDDAEVLSNLRMTGDPAIVANSYGDGQTIFIGTFMGKANFPDPHPINTTFMLGLAEWADVHKPVTTSLDRVSDEPLAARVQRTGDGDYLLFLINHGTSDVTPEVTVSVDQPGTYRIQGLITRERILQTAAGDDDTLTLTIEPEVGARDVRVMHIDRREF, from the coding sequence ATGACTGCCAGATCATTGTTGCTCATAACGTTATCAGTTTTTTTCATCTTCCATACGGTCAAAGCCCAGCAAACACCCGATAACCCTTACGAACCCGATTTCTTTCCCTTTTCGGTATGGTACAGCGGCGGTGATGCACGGGCACCGATGCTTTCCGAAATAACCGAAGATTCACCTCAGGAATGGCGAAGGGATCTAGCACGGATCAAGGACCTGGGGTTCAATACTGTCCGGACCTGGGTTGAATGGCAGCGGGCCGAACCGCGTCCGGGTGAGTACAATTTTGAAAACCTTCGGCTGCTTATGGAGCTGGCTGAGGAGGTCGGACTGAAAGTGTTCATCCAGTTCTATGTTGACTCCGCGCCGGAATGGGTCGGTAAACAGCATCCCGACGGAAAATTTGTCGCACAGGACGGCACGGAAATCGTATCCCAGTCTGCACCGGGCTACTGCACCGACCATGATGCTGTCAGGGAGTCGGTGCTCGGCTTCTACACCGAAACGGCGCGCGTCGCCAATGAATACGACAATTTCTACGGATGGGACTTGTGGAGCGAACCCCACATCATCAACTGGGCCAATATCGACTACGTCGCCAACGCCCAGTTCTGCTACTGCCCTTCCACACAGGAGCGGTTCCGGGAGTGGCTTCGCGACAAATACGGAACACTCGATGCACTTAACACGGCTTGGCACCGCGGTTTTCTGGAATGGGATGATGTCAGCCCGCCACGGTTCAGCACCATCCTGAGCTATACCGATTACCTGGACTGGAAAACGTTTATCTACGAAAAGCTGGCCGATGATCTGCGCATGCGCTATGACGCCGTGCGGGAATCCGATCCTGAACATGTGATCACCTCACATGCTGCCGTGTCGTCGATCATCATTTCCCCGCATCTGGGCGTCGGAGCAACCGACGATTTTCTGATGTCCGAATCGGTCGATTTCTATGGCGTCTCTCTGTACCCGAAACACAATCATCCCGACCGGCACTGGCCGGCGTGGCGCGTCATGAATATGATGGATTTCGCCCGCAGCGCCAACCGCAACAATGACGGCTGGTATGTCGGCGAGCTTCAGGCCGGCAAAGGTACCATTGCACTGATTGTCAGCGATCCGGTTACGCCGGGTGACCACCGCGTCTGGATCTGGTCGGCCATCGCCAAGGGAGCAAAGGCCGTGAACATCTATGCCTGGCACCCGATGTCATCAGGGTATGAATCGGGCGGATACGGCCTGGTGAACCAGGATGGTTCTTTGACGGATCGTGCCATGCAGGCAGGATACCTGGCTTCGATGGTCGATCGCCACCAGCAGCTGTTTCTGGATGCACAGCCGGAACCCTCCGAAGTGGCCATCGTTTACAATCCCCTTTCGCAGATGGTGGGCGGTGCCCAGCGGCGGGACGACTTCCCCATGGCTCACCATAATTCACTGATCGGCTATTACCGGGTATTTGCCGAAAATAATATCCCCGTCGATTTCATCCACCGCAAAGAACTCGAGTCCGGCGACCTTTCGCAATACAAACTGATCATTCTCCCATGGTCGATGATGCTCACACAGCAGGCGGCAGACGGACTCAGACAGTTTGTGGCGGATGGCGGCCATGCGGTCGGTGAAGCCCGGATGGCCTGGAATGACGATCGCGGATACGCCTCCGATCAGATCCCCGGCATGGGCCTGCATGATGTCTTTGGTGTCCGTGAAAACGAAGTTTACATGCGTGAACGTGGTATCGGTTTCTCCCTGGAAAAAGGAGATCATCCGGTATGGGATGTGTTCTATGATCCCGGCCAGATGGCGGCGGCACACCGTCCGACTCCCGAAGATACCCTTTCCGGAACACTTTACGGCAAATCGGTGGAGCTGATCAGTGACGATGCCGAGGTACTTTCCAACTTGAGAATGACCGGCGATCCGGCCATTGTTGCCAACTCATACGGCGACGGGCAGACCATCTTCATCGGTACGTTCATGGGCAAAGCCAATTTCCCGGATCCCCATCCGATTAACACCACATTCATGTTAGGCCTTGCCGAATGGGCGGATGTGCACAAGCCGGTGACCACGTCACTCGACAGGGTATCAGATGAACCGCTGGCAGCGCGGGTGCAACGGACCGGTGACGGCGATTACCTGCTTTTTCTGATCAATCACGGCACATCGGATGTAACCCCTGAAGTGACGGTTTCGGTCGACCAACCCGGCACCTACCGTATTCAGGGGCTGATCACCCGTGAACGGATATTGCAAACGGCCGCCGGTGATGATGATACCCTGACGCTGACCATCGAACCAGAGGTAGGTGCCAGGGATGTCCGTGTGATGCATATTGACCGGCGGGAGTTCTGA
- a CDS encoding TonB-dependent receptor domain-containing protein: MTGKYYAFLGLLLFAFHTSLLAQPRDYEITGSVIDSRTSESLIGTNLQIQNTPHGATTNPEGEFQISARLEPGEYRLMVRYVGYQSKNVDITLGDQMSIDLGVLELREDMLGLDEVVVTGTTVPTRRRELGNAVSTTRMDDVELTGATSVDQALSGRISGAQVSVNSGRPDGGISIRLRGTSTVLGAADPLYIVDGVIVNNDSPELVDVGGGSSNRLSDINPQDIERIEVVKGAAAAALYGSRANNGVVQIFTRRGQSGAPRVTYNTRFMTDKIRNTLDVNMHPTDAAGNEVERYDHQEFIFRRGYGNEQNLSISGGTDETTYYLSGSYLFREGISKGNDYTRGTGRIRLDQTITDWASATMSAQYVNSHTNDVPHGGIAANYGSLTGFIFGPNTYDPRPVDGVYPDNGVLANPVEVIDRFDFTNDVSRFIGSFQLNLTPIRDLGIDYTLGFDTHSQTGKAFIPPGNVAPGVGTGFSRRSTREVQQMNNDLNLRYEYRPSDWLTSRTLVGGTMQYEQREVLTGESSNLPPVTRISSAGSDQTLGESRSELVVYGAFLQQTFSIQNRLFLTGAARVDGSSSFADDERWQFYPKISASYLVSEEDFWRDSGISNIINEFSVRGSLGESGGLTAIGPFDRFTNYPLVNYSGQPGLIPGTSLGTPDLRPERQRELELGFDMSFLSNRIYFEFTWYDQQTEDLLLQRSIAPSTGFSTALENVGTMDNRGIEIVLRTLPINTPRTSWTSTFTFATYRNEVDGIEGDVLSVPRAFGQVAAVNGEPLGVYYSTMFARDENGNILEDDDGIPLRKVDEDGSPVTGVIGDPNPDFTASWINDLSIGDRWNVRFQLDASYGNDVFNFTRRLAALGAFGTLTDYEKELAGEVPEGYNARMFNIFENWVEDGSFIKLREFSVSYTFFPDVLGLNSLRASLVGRNLLSIDNYSGYDPEINVSGQSTVVRGFDFVEIPAPRTFSLGLTANF; encoded by the coding sequence ATGACTGGTAAATACTATGCCTTTCTGGGGCTGCTGTTGTTCGCGTTTCATACGTCGCTTCTGGCACAACCCCGGGATTATGAAATCACAGGCTCGGTCATTGACAGCCGAACCTCGGAGTCGCTTATAGGGACCAACCTGCAGATTCAGAACACCCCTCATGGTGCTACAACCAATCCCGAGGGCGAATTCCAAATCAGCGCCCGGCTCGAGCCCGGCGAGTACAGACTCATGGTCCGTTACGTCGGATATCAGAGTAAAAATGTTGATATCACACTTGGTGACCAGATGAGTATTGATCTTGGCGTACTGGAGCTGCGGGAAGACATGCTTGGACTGGACGAGGTCGTCGTGACCGGTACGACCGTACCGACCCGCCGGCGTGAACTCGGTAATGCCGTTTCCACTACCCGTATGGATGACGTGGAACTTACCGGGGCAACCAGTGTGGATCAGGCTCTTTCCGGACGGATTTCCGGAGCTCAGGTCTCGGTCAACAGCGGTCGGCCTGACGGCGGTATTTCCATCCGCCTGCGGGGAACCAGCACTGTTCTTGGTGCGGCCGATCCGCTTTATATTGTCGACGGTGTCATCGTCAACAATGACTCACCGGAGCTGGTCGATGTGGGCGGAGGAAGCTCCAACCGCTTGTCAGACATCAATCCCCAGGATATCGAGCGTATCGAGGTAGTTAAAGGTGCGGCAGCCGCAGCATTGTATGGATCACGAGCCAACAACGGGGTCGTGCAGATTTTTACCCGCCGTGGTCAAAGCGGCGCGCCCAGGGTGACGTACAACACCCGTTTCATGACCGACAAGATTCGCAATACACTGGATGTGAACATGCATCCCACTGATGCGGCCGGCAATGAGGTGGAGCGCTACGATCACCAGGAATTCATCTTCCGCCGCGGTTACGGAAACGAACAGAATCTTTCGATTTCGGGAGGGACCGATGAGACGACCTATTATCTGTCCGGATCGTATCTGTTTCGCGAAGGGATTTCCAAAGGCAACGATTACACACGCGGAACCGGAAGGATTCGCCTGGATCAGACCATTACCGACTGGGCCAGTGCCACGATGAGCGCCCAGTATGTCAACAGTCATACCAATGACGTGCCGCATGGTGGTATTGCTGCCAACTATGGCTCACTGACCGGTTTTATTTTCGGGCCGAATACGTATGATCCCCGTCCGGTCGACGGTGTCTACCCTGACAATGGGGTACTGGCAAATCCGGTAGAAGTGATCGACCGGTTTGATTTCACAAATGACGTCAGCCGGTTCATCGGAAGCTTTCAGCTGAACCTCACCCCGATCCGGGACCTCGGTATTGACTACACTCTTGGATTCGATACCCATTCCCAGACCGGCAAGGCTTTCATTCCTCCGGGAAATGTGGCACCGGGTGTTGGTACAGGTTTCTCCCGCCGGTCGACAAGAGAAGTTCAGCAGATGAACAACGATCTGAATTTGCGGTATGAATATCGTCCCAGCGACTGGCTGACATCACGGACCCTGGTTGGCGGAACCATGCAATACGAGCAGCGTGAAGTGCTTACCGGCGAATCATCCAATCTGCCTCCGGTGACAAGGATCTCCTCGGCCGGAAGTGACCAGACCCTCGGTGAGAGCCGCAGCGAACTGGTGGTTTACGGTGCCTTTCTGCAGCAGACGTTTTCCATACAAAACAGGCTGTTCCTGACCGGTGCCGCACGGGTGGACGGTTCTTCCTCGTTTGCCGATGATGAGCGCTGGCAGTTCTATCCGAAAATCAGTGCTTCCTATCTGGTTTCAGAAGAGGATTTCTGGCGTGACAGCGGTATATCTAATATTATCAATGAGTTCAGTGTTCGCGGTTCCCTCGGGGAGTCCGGCGGCCTGACAGCCATCGGTCCCTTTGACCGCTTTACCAACTATCCGCTGGTCAACTACAGCGGGCAGCCGGGACTGATTCCGGGAACCAGCCTGGGTACACCCGATCTGCGTCCGGAGCGTCAGCGCGAACTGGAGCTCGGTTTTGACATGAGCTTCCTGAGCAATCGGATCTACTTCGAATTCACCTGGTATGATCAGCAGACCGAAGACCTGCTGCTTCAGCGGTCCATTGCTCCTTCGACAGGTTTTTCCACGGCACTGGAAAATGTGGGAACCATGGATAATCGCGGTATCGAGATCGTGCTTCGTACCCTGCCGATCAATACACCGAGAACCAGCTGGACCAGCACCTTTACGTTTGCCACTTACAGAAATGAGGTGGACGGTATCGAAGGTGATGTGCTGAGTGTGCCACGGGCTTTCGGCCAGGTTGCCGCTGTTAACGGCGAACCGCTGGGTGTCTACTACAGCACGATGTTTGCCAGGGATGAAAACGGCAATATCCTTGAGGACGACGACGGTATTCCGCTACGGAAGGTGGATGAAGACGGATCTCCTGTCACCGGTGTTATTGGTGATCCCAATCCGGATTTCACCGCTTCTTGGATTAATGACTTGTCGATTGGTGATCGATGGAACGTTCGCTTCCAGCTTGATGCCAGTTACGGCAATGATGTCTTCAATTTCACGCGAAGACTTGCTGCACTTGGTGCATTCGGAACGCTGACCGATTACGAGAAAGAACTTGCCGGCGAGGTTCCGGAAGGATACAACGCCAGAATGTTCAATATTTTCGAAAACTGGGTTGAGGACGGTTCCTTTATCAAGCTTAGGGAATTTTCGGTCTCCTACA